The DNA region CCTCATCGCCTTTGCGCGAGGAGTCCGAGGCGGTCGTCTTTCTCGGGATCGTCGAACATGGCGAAGGGTTGCTCGAAGGAGTGGAAGCCCGCCGCGCCGAGCCGCTCCAGGATGCCCGAGATCGGCTGTCCCCATTCGGTAATCGTCTCGCAGGCCCGCTCGTAGAGGTGCGTCCCGGGGCGCTCCGCGAAGGAAGTCACCTTGACGGTGGAGCGGCGCGTCGCCGGCTCGTAGATCATCGACGCGATGAGCATGCGGCCGTCTTTTTCCTCGGCCACGAATTTGTCGAGCCGCTCCAGCCCGCGGCAGGTCATCACGTCGAAGAAGAGCCAGCCGCCGCTGCGCAGGTGGGCGCCCAGCCGGCGAAATGCCTGCTCCCAGAGATCCAGCGATTCGAGATGATTCAGGATGTCGGCGACGCAGGTCACCAAGTCGTACGGACCATCCCCTGGAGCGGGCCCGGCCGTGGTTATGTCGCCGACGCGCCACGCCACCTTCCCCGCGGAATCCTTTCTCCGTGCCACTGCGATCATAGCTTCCGAGAGATCCATCCCGGCGACACGGTAGCCTCGCTGCGCCAGCTCCAGCGCCAGCGTCCCGGTGCCGCACCCGGCATCCAGGACCCTGCATCCGGCCAGTCCCTTCTCTTCGACCAGCCGGAAGAGGCGGGGGCCGTAGGTCGGGGCATACCAGTCCCAGCCGTGCAGGTCGTAATGATCGGCGAATCCCCGATAGGCGTCGTGACGCTGGCTCATGGCGGCTCGATTCTAGCTCTCCCGGAGGCCGGCGTGCTGCGCCGGACCGTGCAGCTGGACCAGGAACTCGGAAGCATAGCGTCCATTCCGGTCGCACACCCATAGCCCCTCGGGCGAGGGGAGCATTTCCGTCAAGTAGAGGGTCGGCGCAGGCCGATCTTCCCTGGACGAGGCTGCCCGCCGGATGAGCTCCACCAGCACCGGCGATTCCAGGTCCGAATAGAAGGGTTTTGGCTCCACGCTGGTGTGCACGAACAGGTGGCGCGGCAGCCGATGCCGTCGCCTCAGGCGGGCCAGAGAGGCAAAGAGATGTGCCTCGCTCGCTCTCGAATCCGCCAGCGCCGGGGGGAGCGTCTCGGGTGAGACGATCCACCGACGCCGGAACAGGATGGTGCGTTTCCAGGTGAAGCGAGGCCAGCAGGTGATTCCCTCCACATCGAATCCCGCGAAGCAGGTGAGAGGCTGGAACCCCTGCTGCCCCAGGGAGACCAGGAACGAGACGAAGCCTTCCGGGCTGATGCCGCTGCCGACCACGGGAATCACCTCGAGGCCTTTCGGCATCCATCGCAGCACGAACCGCTTCCGCTCGCTGTCGTAGCGGACCACCAGCTGCCGGAGTGGAATCACCTCGGCTCCCTCCGAAGCCTTCTCTCCGGGGAGCTCGATCTCGTGGCGGAAGATCGAAGGTCTGAGGCCCGCGTTGGCGGTGCGTCCCCAGTGCATGTAGGTGACTTCGGCCAGGATGGCTCCTTCGCGCTCGAGACGCCCCCATCCCCGTCTCACATCTAGCGCGATGGGGCTTTCGGCGGCATCCGGTCCACCGGCGTGCAGGTGATCCAGCCGCGCGGAGGCGAGTCCGGATCCGGAGAAGAGAGCGTTGAGCGCCAGCCTCGCCTCGCCGGAGGCGACCTCTTCAGGGCGCGCCGCCTCCACCTGGAAGAGCGCCCCGCAGAACCAGGGAGGACTGGAGGCCTCCTCCAGAATCTTCCGCCAATTCTCGTTCGTCAGAAGAATCTCTTCCGCTCCATTCTCATTCGCCGCCCGAGCCAGCCCCGCAAAGGCGTCCCGGGCGCGGTGGAACCGGCGGCGCGCCTGCGTCAGCTCGCTCGACGGCTCGCCCGAAGGCTCCGGAAAGGAGATGGGGCGCTGCGCGGGCTCCGGCTCGAACAGGCCATGATAAAGGTCGAGCAGCTCGACGTCCTTGTCAGGCGGATGCACCTGTAGGAATCTCCGGACGTAGCCGGCCCGCAACAGGGTCTCGGGATAAAGAGAAGCGAAGAGGCGCGCATACCATTCCACCGCTTCCTGGACCTCATCCACGACTGACGCAGGCAACGCGATCTGCAGTCCCGAGGCGGCGTCCAGGCGGAAGATCTCGTCCTCCTTGAGATCCCGGACGTGCGGCAAGCGCTCCAGACGCTCCTGGATCCGATCCATGGCCACGCTGCGCTCGGCCGGCGGCAAAGCGGAGAGCTCGTCGACCTGCTGCTCGATCGCTTCCACCTCCGGGATCCAGGGGGCGCTGCTGCCCGACCGGCGGCAGGCCCTCCCCAGCGACTCGAGAGGCCGGCGGCAGCAGTAGGGAATCTCCACCTCGTGGATGAAAATGCCGCTCTCCACGAGCTTCTCCAGAAAGCCCGCCAGCTCGCGCTCCTCCGCCCCGGTCCGCTCCGCCACGATTCGCACGAGCTCCAGCGCGCCGCGCGCTGCGTCCGCGGCTTCGTCCAGAAAGAGGTGCAGGACCGGGAGGTCCCGCGCGCGTGAGAGGACTTCCTGATCCGTGGCGGAACGCAGGACCGCCGGGCGCCAGTAGGTCCATCCTCCCTCGGTCGTTCGAAGCGTCGGGTTGGGCCGCAAGCCCGCCGCGGAGCGGACCGCCGGATCGGCGGCCAGGCACGAAGCCACCTTCCGCGCCTCGAATATGTTGAGCAGAATCTCCCGGCGGATGAGAAGGTTCTCGCCGCTGACGCGCGCCGGCCCCGGCCCTGCCTGCACCAGGGCGGTTGCGCAGAAGACCGAGTAGGGGCTCGTCTTGGCGGCTCCGCGCGCGGCGTAGGAGGCGAACTTGGAGGCCACATGCCGGTCGTCGTAATCCCACCGGCTTGGATCGGTTTTCCGCAGAGAGCCGAGGGCCTCGAAGAGACTGCGGCTGACCAGTCGAATCCCTTCCCCGAATAGAGGCACATTCGTGATTTGCAGCAGAGCGTTCCGGCAGGCACGCAGCTCGCTCGAGAAGACATCCTGGTAGCGCTCGTGAAGCTCTTGCAGGCGTTGCCGGAGCTCGACCTGGCGGCCGACACGCTCGCGGAGCGCAGGATCCAGGCCGACGCCCGCTTCGTCGAGGAGCGCCGAAGCCGGGCGGCGGCGATTGTAGACCGCGCGACGCAGCGTCACGATGGCGAGTCGTCTGCGGTTGTGCTCGGAATCGCCGGGCACCGGAGGCCCGGCCGCCGCGAACAGCGCTTCGCTGAGCGGGCCGACCTCGCCTTCCGCCTCCTCCTCCAGGGCCAGCCAATCATCAAGCCGCTCGAGCGCGGTCGCGGCGCGCAGCTTCTCCAGCGACTCGAACGGAAAGGCGGCGACGCGCAGCAGGATGAGCCGATCGGAGACGGATTCCACGGCTCTCAGGCCTCGGGAGCGGGGTGGTCCTGGTGGTAGCGGTGCATGAAGTAGCGGAGGATCGCTTCCGCCGAAGGATCGATCCCCAGGCGGTTGCACTGCATGTGGGTGTAGGACCAGGCGAGGTACCCCGGATCCTGGGAGATTCGTCCGGCGGCGTGCGTCGCGAGGAGCTCGCGCATCACGGGCTGCATCGCCGCAAGGAAGGTCCGGGCGATGCGGGCCGGCTCCTCCCCGCCGTAGAGCGTCGCCTCGTCGTTCGTCTCGACTTGAAAGAGCTCTTCGAGCCCGGGTACCAGCGCCCGATAGCGCTCGTCGAGGGTGCGCAGCTCTGCGTCCTGCCACACCCCGCTTTCCAGGGCCCAGGAATGGCCGTAGCGGTAGAAGACCAGCTTCCTGGATCGGTCCATGTCCAAAAGGTCGAGGAGACGCTCCGTCAGGACCATCGAGAATTCCCGGCGTGACTTCGCCAGAAGACCGAGACGCTCCGCTTCCATCAGGTCCAGGCAGGCGAGGCTGTCGTGCAGGAAGACTTTCTCGGCCAGCGCCATCCCCTCATGCCCTCCGTAGCGCTCGTATTCCCGCTGGTACTCGGCGAGCTCGACCTCATTCACCAGCCCCCGCTCGCGCAGCGGCTCCACGCGACTCGCCACCCGTTGTCGCACCTCGCCGTCGATCCAATCGGGGAGGCCGAGAACGCGGAAGCGCACCTGCCAGTCGGGCTGGTCGAACCGGGCATAGAAGAGCGAATCGAGTGCGGGATGCCCGCGGATCTCGCGCGCCACGGGATGCACCAGATCACGAAGGATGTCTTCGTGGCTTTCCCTGGGGCCATGGAGGAGAACATAGAGGCAGCGCTGGTTGGTCAACGGGGTCGAAACTCCGGAAGCAGTTCAGCGGGAAAAAGAAGAGGGGTGGCATGGAGAGCTTCCACGTCACCCCTTCGGGACTCGCGTCCCCTCGAGAACCTGGGTGGTGCGGCTTACTTCGCCCCGTAGATGACCGGACAGGTACACAGCGGATTGGTGCTCGAGCTGGTGCAACCCGGCTTCGTGCGCGACTCAACATCCTCGACTTCCAGGTTCAGGGCAACGGGGTTCTTCGATGCTTTTGCCATTACTCCTCCTCCATGCCTGTGCGTTTACTTGGCTCCGAACACGATCGGACAGGTACACAGCGGATGGGTGCTCGAGCTGGTGCACCCCGGCTTCGTGCGCGATTCCACGTCCTCGACCTCTAGATTCAGGGCAACGGGGTTCTTGGCTGCTTTGGCCATTGCGCCTCCTTCAGAAAGGAAAATGCGGATTTCGCGAAGATGCTCGTGAGACACCAGACCGATCTGCCGGGCGGTTCCCCATAACGCCATGAAGGTCAGTGATTACGGGCTTCCAGATACCAGCAGGACCCGGTTTTGTCAATGCGTTTTTCCGAATCTCGCCTCGAAACCTTCGATCCGATCCCCCACACTGCGCGATGCGCTTCGATTTCTCCTCTTGACAATCAAGATGAGCGAAGGGTAGTCTCTCCTCCTGCTAATCAAGAGGAGGAGAAACGGTGGCGGAGAAAACGGGCAGCCTGGTCCAGGGAACCCTGGACATGCTGATTCTGAAGACGCTGGCCCTGGAGCCAATGCACGGCTACGGCATCGGCGTGCGTATCGGGCAGATGAGCCAGGGCGTCTTCAGCGTCAATGCCGGCTCGCTGTTCGTCGCCCTGCAGCGGCTGCACCGTGCCGGACTCATCCGCGCGGAGTGGAAGGCGACGGAGAACACGCGCCGGGGCAAGTACTACGCGCTGACCGCGGAAGGCCAGAAGCGTCTCGGCACCGAGACCCGGGAGTGGGGCCGGCAGGTGGCCGCCATCGCCCGCATCCTGGATGCGACTTGAATGAGCGCCTCGCCGCTTCGCAGCCTGCTTCTCGGCCTGCGCTCCCTGCTGCGCAAGCAGCAATCGGTGCGCGAGCTGGACGATGAGCTGGGCGCCTACCTCGAGATGTCTCGGCGCGAGAAGATGGAGCGCGGGATGAGCCGCGAGGAGGCGGAGCGTGCCGTACGTCTCGAGAACGGGAGCGTCGACGGCGCCCGGGAAATGGTCCGCGCCTCCGGCTGGGAGTCGCACGTCGAGTCGTGCTGCCGGGACCTGCGCATGGCAACCCGCACGCTGCGCCGCGCGCCCGGGTTCGCCGCCGTCGCGGTCATCACCCTGGCGCTGGGGATCGGCGCATCGACCGCCATCTTCTCCGTGGTGGATGCCGTGCTCCTGCGCCCGCTTCCCTATCCCGACCCCAATCGGCTCGTGCGCGTCTGGGAGCAATCCCCCGACGGGCGTCGGATGAATCTCTCCGATCCCAACTTTCAGGATTTCCGCGCGCAGAACGAAACCTTCACGGCCCTGGCGGAATACGCCGTCACCCAGGCATCGGTTTCCGCCGGCGGCGAGCCGCTGCGCCTCGACGTCGCTTATGTCTCCGGCGATTTCTTCAAGGCGATGGGAGTGCAGCCCGCGCGGGGCCGCGCCTTCCTCCCGGAGGAGCAGCGCCTCAACGGCTCCCCCGCCGTCATCGTCAGCCACGGCACCTGGCTGCGCACCCTGGGGGGCGTGGAGGATCTGGCGCGCTGCCGCCTCCGCTCGGAGGCGGGCGAGTTCCCGGTTGTGGGCGTCATGCCGCCGGGATTCAATTTCCCTGCCGGCGTCGCGGCCTGGGTCCCGCGCGAGCTGGAGGCTGACACTCCGAGCCGGACGGCCCACAACTTCCGCGGTCTCGGCCGTCTGCGGGATGGGGTCGACGTGCCCCGGGCCCGCGCCAACCTGAGCGCCATCGCGCACGGCATACGGAGCCGTTACGGCAAGGAAGTCGATCTCGACGACGCCGCCGTGGTGCCGCTGGCCGATGCGATGGTCGGCGAGGTGCGCACCGCCCTGCTCACCCTGCTGGCCGCCGTGGGACTGCTGTTGATCGTGGCCTGCACCAATGTCGCCGGATTGCTGCTGGCGCGGACCTCGGCGCGCCGCCGGGAGCTGGCGGTGCGCGCCGCGCTCGGGGCCGGCCGGGGCCGCCTCATGCAGCAGTTTCTCGCCGAGGCCTTCGTCCTGTCGCTGGCCGGAGGAGCTCTGGGAGTGCTGATGGCGGTCGGAGCGGTCCGCATCTTCCCCGCCCTGTTACCCGCGAGCCTGCCGCGCCAGGAAGGGATTGCCGTCAACCTTCCCGTGCTCCTGTTCGCTTTCGGCCTGGTCGTGGCGGTCGCCGTCGCGCTCGGCGCTTTTGCGGCCTTCCGCGCGGGAAGGGCGGATCTCCAGGAAGACCTCAGCGCCGGATCGCGCAGCGACGGAGGCACCGGCGGGAGCGCGCGGGTGCGCGGCTTCCTGGTGGTCGGCGAGATCGCCGCCACGCTGGTCATCCTGGTGGGCGCGGGATTGCTCGGCAGGAGCTTCCTGCGCCTGGTCTCCACCAGTCCCGGCTTCCGCCAGGAGAATCTGATCACCATGCAATTCTCCCCTCCGAGCGCCGAGGGCGGCGCGGACCAGGCTGGTGGGCTGGCCCGTCAGGTCCGGATGGTGGAAGCCATTGTGGGACGCCTGCGCGCGATTCCCGGGGTGGAAGGGGTCGGCGTGACGGGAGCCCTGCCGGTCGCGGGCGGCGACAATCTCTCCGATGGGATGTTCCTGGTCCTCGACGGCCGCGATCCTCCGACCGACTACAAGGAATTCGAGCGGCTCGGTCAGGATCCGGCTCGCGCCGGCTACGCGAGCTATTGCGTCGCCGGCAGGGAGTACTTCCAGACGATGGGAATTCCGCTGATCCGCGGCCGCCTCTTCGAGAACAAAGATGAAGTAGAAGCGCCGCACGTGGCGCTCATCAGCCAGTCGCTGGCGCGCCGCCGCTGGCCGGGCGAGGATCCGATCGGCAGGACCCTGGAGTTCGGCAACATGGACGGGGAGCTGAAGCCGCTGACCATCGTCGGGATCGTCGGGGACGTGCGCGCGGGAGGTCTCGACGCGCCGCCACCGTCGATCATCTACGTCGACTACCGGCAGCGCGGCATCCGCAACGCGTCGTCTCCCACCCTCCTGGTGCGCAGCGCCGATGCTGCCGCGGTCGCTTCGGCCGCGCGGGCGGTCTTCCAAGAGCTGGCGCCCGAGGTCCCCGTGAAGATCTCCAGTTTCGCCCAGGAGATGGGCGGCTGGCTCTCGGACCGCCGCTTCATGCTCCTGCTGGTGGGCTCGTTCGCGGCCGCGGCGCTCCTCCTCGCCGCGGTGGGACTGTACGGGGTCGTGGCCTTCTCCGTCGCGCGCCGCACCCAGGAGATCGGCATCCGCATGGCCCTGGGAGCGCGGCGCGGCGACGTCCTGCGCCTCGTCCTGGGGGGCGGCGCGCGCCTGGTCGTTCCGGGCGTGATTCTCGGAACCGCCGCTTCCCTCGCGGTCACCCGTCTCATCTCAAGCCTCCTGTTCGGCATCAGCGCCACCGACCCTCTCACCTTCGCCGGCGTCGCGCTGCTGCTCGCCGGCGTCGCGCTGCTCGCCTCCTACCTGCCGGCTCGGCGGGCCACGCGGGTCGATCCGCTACGGGCGCTGCGTTACGAATAAGGCATCCAGGTTTCCTTCCCAGTTTCTGTCCGTTCAATCAAGGACATGGGTCTTTCCATCTTCTCCCGATTCTTGACGTTCCTCGGCGCCGCGGCGCTGGCCACCCCGGCGCTCGGTGCCGCGCCCGCCGTTTCGCGCCTGCAGGAAGCCGGGAGCAAGGCGGCTGCCTGCCTGGCGCGCGACTACGACGGCCGGGCGTTCCGGGATCCTTATCTGCGTTACGTCTATCCCGAGGAAAAGCTGGAGGGCACGGCATCCGATCCCGATCTCACCTACCGCCGGATCGATGCCGACATCATGCTCGTCCTCCTGGCGCGCGAGGGGAAGATTGCCGCGGCGCTGCGGCCGGCGGTAGACCGGGCGAGCCGCGCGCTCCACGAGCTGCCGCCTCTCTGGGCCGGCAAGGGGTTCAACAACCTCCGCAAGAACCCGGAGCCCGAAGGCATTGCTCTCGACACCTTCTGCATCGTCGGTTGGCTGGAAGCGGATCGAGCGATGGCGCAAGCCGCCGCGCAGGCCCTCGATGGGGACGGCTGGCTGCCGGAAGGGTTGTACGAAGGAGAAGAGAGCTTTCGGCGCGACGCCGACGAGGCCTGGTGCCTGCGGCTGCTGGCATCTCCCGCCGGCATCGGGCTGAACGACGCGCGACGGGTGCTCGACCGGCTGCTTGCCGACTTGCGCGATGCCCGCAAGGATCCCGCGGGACGCCGGAGCTTCTATGCCGCCTATCACCTCTCTCTGCTGCTGGAAGAGACGATGGACCTCGGAAGCGGCATCGACGCCGGGGCGCTGCGCGAGGAGCTGGCGGAAG from Candidatus Polarisedimenticolia bacterium includes:
- a CDS encoding class I SAM-dependent methyltransferase; the encoded protein is MSQRHDAYRGFADHYDLHGWDWYAPTYGPRLFRLVEEKGLAGCRVLDAGCGTGTLALELAQRGYRVAGMDLSEAMIAVARRKDSAGKVAWRVGDITTAGPAPGDGPYDLVTCVADILNHLESLDLWEQAFRRLGAHLRSGGWLFFDVMTCRGLERLDKFVAEEKDGRMLIASMIYEPATRRSTVKVTSFAERPGTHLYERACETITEWGQPISGILERLGAAGFHSFEQPFAMFDDPEKDDRLGLLAQRR
- a CDS encoding ABC transporter permease codes for the protein MSASPLRSLLLGLRSLLRKQQSVRELDDELGAYLEMSRREKMERGMSREEAERAVRLENGSVDGAREMVRASGWESHVESCCRDLRMATRTLRRAPGFAAVAVITLALGIGASTAIFSVVDAVLLRPLPYPDPNRLVRVWEQSPDGRRMNLSDPNFQDFRAQNETFTALAEYAVTQASVSAGGEPLRLDVAYVSGDFFKAMGVQPARGRAFLPEEQRLNGSPAVIVSHGTWLRTLGGVEDLARCRLRSEAGEFPVVGVMPPGFNFPAGVAAWVPRELEADTPSRTAHNFRGLGRLRDGVDVPRARANLSAIAHGIRSRYGKEVDLDDAAVVPLADAMVGEVRTALLTLLAAVGLLLIVACTNVAGLLLARTSARRRELAVRAALGAGRGRLMQQFLAEAFVLSLAGGALGVLMAVGAVRIFPALLPASLPRQEGIAVNLPVLLFAFGLVVAVAVALGAFAAFRAGRADLQEDLSAGSRSDGGTGGSARVRGFLVVGEIAATLVILVGAGLLGRSFLRLVSTSPGFRQENLITMQFSPPSAEGGADQAGGLARQVRMVEAIVGRLRAIPGVEGVGVTGALPVAGGDNLSDGMFLVLDGRDPPTDYKEFERLGQDPARAGYASYCVAGREYFQTMGIPLIRGRLFENKDEVEAPHVALISQSLARRRWPGEDPIGRTLEFGNMDGELKPLTIVGIVGDVRAGGLDAPPPSIIYVDYRQRGIRNASSPTLLVRSADAAAVASAARAVFQELAPEVPVKISSFAQEMGGWLSDRRFMLLLVGSFAAAALLLAAVGLYGVVAFSVARRTQEIGIRMALGARRGDVLRLVLGGGARLVVPGVILGTAASLAVTRLISSLLFGISATDPLTFAGVALLLAGVALLASYLPARRATRVDPLRALRYE
- a CDS encoding lantibiotic dehydratase — translated: MESVSDRLILLRVAAFPFESLEKLRAATALERLDDWLALEEEAEGEVGPLSEALFAAAGPPVPGDSEHNRRRLAIVTLRRAVYNRRRPASALLDEAGVGLDPALRERVGRQVELRQRLQELHERYQDVFSSELRACRNALLQITNVPLFGEGIRLVSRSLFEALGSLRKTDPSRWDYDDRHVASKFASYAARGAAKTSPYSVFCATALVQAGPGPARVSGENLLIRREILLNIFEARKVASCLAADPAVRSAAGLRPNPTLRTTEGGWTYWRPAVLRSATDQEVLSRARDLPVLHLFLDEAADAARGALELVRIVAERTGAEERELAGFLEKLVESGIFIHEVEIPYCCRRPLESLGRACRRSGSSAPWIPEVEAIEQQVDELSALPPAERSVAMDRIQERLERLPHVRDLKEDEIFRLDAASGLQIALPASVVDEVQEAVEWYARLFASLYPETLLRAGYVRRFLQVHPPDKDVELLDLYHGLFEPEPAQRPISFPEPSGEPSSELTQARRRFHRARDAFAGLARAANENGAEEILLTNENWRKILEEASSPPWFCGALFQVEAARPEEVASGEARLALNALFSGSGLASARLDHLHAGGPDAAESPIALDVRRGWGRLEREGAILAEVTYMHWGRTANAGLRPSIFRHEIELPGEKASEGAEVIPLRQLVVRYDSERKRFVLRWMPKGLEVIPVVGSGISPEGFVSFLVSLGQQGFQPLTCFAGFDVEGITCWPRFTWKRTILFRRRWIVSPETLPPALADSRASEAHLFASLARLRRRHRLPRHLFVHTSVEPKPFYSDLESPVLVELIRRAASSREDRPAPTLYLTEMLPSPEGLWVCDRNGRYASEFLVQLHGPAQHAGLRES
- a CDS encoding thiopeptide-type bacteriocin biosynthesis protein, translating into MTNQRCLYVLLHGPRESHEDILRDLVHPVAREIRGHPALDSLFYARFDQPDWQVRFRVLGLPDWIDGEVRQRVASRVEPLRERGLVNEVELAEYQREYERYGGHEGMALAEKVFLHDSLACLDLMEAERLGLLAKSRREFSMVLTERLLDLLDMDRSRKLVFYRYGHSWALESGVWQDAELRTLDERYRALVPGLEELFQVETNDEATLYGGEEPARIARTFLAAMQPVMRELLATHAAGRISQDPGYLAWSYTHMQCNRLGIDPSAEAILRYFMHRYHQDHPAPEA
- a CDS encoding PadR family transcriptional regulator — translated: MAEKTGSLVQGTLDMLILKTLALEPMHGYGIGVRIGQMSQGVFSVNAGSLFVALQRLHRAGLIRAEWKATENTRRGKYYALTAEGQKRLGTETREWGRQVAAIARILDAT